CAAGCTTTTGCATATTTTACGAAAGCATCTACAGTTCTTTTATTAGTCCATCCTCCTACTTTCTCTAGTACCTCTGGCATATCCCAATGGTATAGGGTTACAAAAGGCACAATTCCATACTTTAAACATTCATCTATAAGATTATTATAAAATTCGATACCCTTTTCGTTTACTTCTCCATCTCCATCTGGTATTATCCTTGGCCATGAAACAGAAAACCTGTATGAATCAAGTCCCATCTCTGCCATTAATTTTATATCTTCTTTATATCTATGGTAATGATCTACTGCAACATCTCCATTTGTACCTTCAAAAGTCTTACCAGGTATCTTAGTGAATACATCCCAGTTAGATACTCCCTTTCCATCTTCATTCCAGGCACCTTCTACCTGATATGATGCAGAGGCGGCACCTAGAAAGAAATCTCTTGGAAACTTCATTTTCTACCTCCTAAAATTCGTTTTTTATTTTTCTAAAACTTTTAATACATGACTTAAAACCTTTTCGCCATTAAGCATTCCATAATCTGCTGAGTTTATTACTTCAACTGGAACTCCCTTTGGTTCAAATATGCCCTTTGCTTTTGGTAAAAGAAACTTAACTTGAGGTCCAAGAAGCGCTATATCTGCCTTATCTGCATAATCAGCCATTTGAGCTTGTGGATAAGCCTCTATAAATGCCTCTATATTTTTTGCTGCTGCCGCCTTCTTCATTTTTGTAACCAACATGCTAGTTGACATTCCTGCACTACAAAATAATAAAATTCTAACCATAATTACTCCTCCTAACGTTTACTTTCTATTTATTTGACAAAGCATTTATGGACTTTGTCATTTCAATCATTTCAGTTATAAGATTTTTTTCAGAAATTGTTGTCATTAATTGATCTTGCGCATGTACGAATAGTATTGAAACCTTTAATGCCTCACCCTCCGCTTCTTTTTGAAGCATTGAAGTCTGTATATTATGAGCTTCGCCTATGGCATTGTTTGCCTTACCTATTAATTCATCTATCTCATCATATTTTCCTTCTCTTGCTTTACCAAGTGCTTCATACATGTAACTTCTTGCATCACCGGAATAAATTATTATATTCATTATTATTTGCTCTATATCCATTCCTACCCCTCCAGACAAATACTTTTTTTCTCACTTATTCTTTATAGCAAATACCGTGCCAAACACTTTTTATTATCTATAACCCTTTATTTTAAAGCACTGTTTTTTAGTGTTTGAACCTTATATCTAGTGTTTATATGTAAACATTTTAGTGTTCAAACACTTTTTTGCTGCATGTAGTAATATGTAAATTTTTATTGTATAATCAATATTAAGTAATTTTATATGGGGGTTTTCCAACATGAACAGAAGAGAACAAATATACAATAAATTGTATGATATGCCGGAGAACACTAAAGTAACTGCACTGGAACTTTCCGAAATGCTCCATATGAGTAGAGCAAATGTAAGTCATGAGTTAAACAACTTATGTAAGGAAGGAAAAATATTCAAAACTTCAGGTAGACCTGTTCTTTTTTTTATATCAAACACTATAAACACTAAAATCAAAGAAAATAAATTAGATAAATTCGTAAAAAACAATTTAAGTTTAAAACAAGCCGTTGAACAATTAAAAGCAGCAATTCTTTATCCTCCGAAAGGAATGAATTGTTTGATTCTTGGAAACACTGGAGTAGGAAAATCAATGTTTGCTTCTTTAATGCACGAATATGCGGTTGAAATGGAGGTTAAGGAAAAAACTTCTCCTTTTATAACTTTCAACTGTGCAGATTATAGCAACAATCCTCAACTTTTAACCTCTCAGCTTTTTGGAATAAAAAAAGGAGCCTACACTGGAGCGGACAGTGATAGGGTTGGATTAATCGAAAAAGCAAATGGGGGAATACTTTTTTTAGATGAGGTTCACAGACTACCTCCCGAGGGACAAGAAGCGCTTTTTACTTTTTTGGATAAGGGAACCTTCAGAAGAATGGGGGATGATGAGGTAAGGCACTCCAATGTTTTAATAATATCTGCTACTACTGAAAACCCTAACTCTTCACTTTTAAAAACTTTCACTAGAAGAATTCCAATGCTCATAACAATACCTTCTCTTAATGAAAGAACCTTAGAGGAGAGACTATATCTTATAAAAAGTTTCTTCAAAAATGAAAGTAAAAAGCTTAATCGTGATATATCTGTTTCGCTTAATACTATGAGAGCATTTCTTTCTTACGATTGTCCAAACAATATTGGACAACTTAAAAGCGATGTTCAATTAGTGTGTGCTAGGGCTTACTCCGAATTTTTAACTGGTTCCATAAGAGATGTTAGAATAACTAGCCGTCTTATTCCTATTTATGTAAAGGAAGGACTTTATAAAGAAAAAGAGCATAGAATTCTTTGGAATAAACTTATGGGTGACGAAATAGAATACTTTAAATTTTCAAGTAAAGAGGTACGTGATTTAAATGAAGATTCAAAACGTGCAAGTAAAAGTGATATTTATGAATATATAGAACAAAAACTTGAAGCTTTAAAGGATAAAAGACTATCTAATATTGATATAGAAAATATTCTAGAAAAGGATATAACAAAATATTTCAATAAATATATAAGTGGAATTTCTGAAGAGTTAAATAAAAAAAATCTTATTACTATTTTAGGTGAAGATACACTAAATTTTGTAGATAAAATTATTTATCAAATTGTAACTGATCTTAGAAAAAATATTAATAATAATGTATACACTGCGCTTGCTCTTCACATAAACACTCTTATGACAAGAATAAACAGTAATAAAACTATAATTAACCCTGAACTTAAGAAAATCAAGAGTCTATATCCTGTGGAGTATGAAATTGCTTTAAAGGCAAAAAAACAAATTGAAAATTATATTAACCTTCCTATTCCTGATGATGAAGCAGGCTATATTGCTTTATTTATTGTAAATAATGAAGATAAATCTCCATCTAAAGTAATAGACACCGTAAAAATAATCATAATTGCACACGGAAAATCAACCGCTACTTCTATGGCTGAAGTTGCAAACACTTTACTTGAAGAGAATTTTGTAATAGGTATAAACTGCCCTTTAGATATGAAGCCATCTGTTGTACTAAGTGAACTTAAAAAAACTGTAAAAGCAAATTTGTCTACAAGCGGATATATTCTTCTAGTAGATATGGGCTCACTTACAACCTTTGGAGAAGTTATAAAAAAAGAATTTAGTATACCTGTGAAGGTTTTTCCTCTCGTATCAACGCTTCATGTAATAGAAGCTGCTAGAAAATCTATGCTTGGACTTTCAATTGATGAGATTTTTGACAGCATACTTACGATAAACTCTTATCAGCATATAACTCAACATTCAAGTGAGCTTACTGAAAAGCCTACACGAAAAAAAATAGCTATAGTAACAGCTTGCCTTACAGGAGAAGGCGGTTCTCTCGCAATAAAAAGTTTTCTTAATAGTAATCTAAAATATGATAAAGATTTATTTGAGATAATCTGCTTAAATTGTCTTGATAAAAATCACTTTAAAAAAGATCTTTTATCTATTATTGAACAAAAGGAAATTTTATTTTTAGTTTCTTCCTTCTCTGTGGATTTAAATATAAAACAATATAATATGCATGATGTTTTGAGTATGAATGTGCTAGATGAAATCCAGGAGTTAGTTGATAATAAAGCTGTAATACTAAAACTTTCATTAATTCTGAAGGAAAATATCGACAACTTTGATGGAAAACAATTATACGATGATATACAGAGCTTTATAAGAAGAATAGAATTAAAACTAAAAATAAAAATTTCTGATGAAGTTTTCATAGGTGTAGTACTGCATATTGCTTTTGCCATAAGTAGATTACAAAAAGGAAGCCACTCTGCTGAATATCCTGACAAAGACAAATTCATAAAAAATAATCTTGAAGTTTACTCTGTGATAAAAGAGAATTTTGTCTACTTATATAATAAGTATTTAGTGAATTTCTCTGATAGTGAACTATGCTACATCACAAACTTCTTTATAGATGAACATATATAAGACCTACATTATATTCCTATCTAAAAGATTCTAAAGTCTTTTAGGTAGGAATATTTTAGTTTATATACATCATTAAATATACTCACATTTTATTATTCATAAAACTAACCTTATATGGCTATAATTAATTATAAAGTAAATTTAATTTGTAATTGCATTTATTTTACATTAGTATTAAACTTATAATAGAAAATTTATATATCTTATGAAAAGAGGGTGAGATTTTATGGAAAATTCAAACGAAACTATTATGAATTTACTTAAGTTTATAGCATCTAATTTACCTAATATTTTTGACAACAATGCAGCTGCATATATAACTGACAAAGAAAAATATATAACTGCAGTAAGTATTCCTAATTTACATCTAAATATAAAAGAGGGTCAGCCAATAAGCGATAACCTTAAACAAATTATAGCTTCTGGAAATCCCTACTCTAACTTAATAGATGCAAGTTTATATGGCGAAGCTTTTAACGCTTATGTATTGCCTATAAAAAATGACAGCAATGAAGTAATTGGTTGCTTTATGATTGCTAAAAACACCAATATTAAAAGTTCTCTTTTAGATTTATCTAGCAATTTATCAGAATCAATATCAAATATATCAGCTGCCGTAGAAGAATCTACTGCCAATATTCAAACTTTAAGTGAAAATAATAAAAACATCTTAGTAAATGTACATAAGGCAATAGAAAATACTAAGAATACTAGCAGTGTCCTTAAATTTGTACAAAGTGTTGCAAAAGAAACCAATCTACTGGGTATAAATGCAGCTATTGAGGCTGCTAGAGCTGGTGAAGCCGGAAAAGGATTTAGCGTTGTAGCTCAGCATATTAGAAAATTATCAAACTCAACTAGCGATTCTATAAAAGAAATAAATAGCGTATTAAAAAATATAGATGAATCCGTTAATGAAATAGCTGCCAAAATTAAAGATTCCAATGAATCCTTTGATACTCAAGCAGCTGCATTAGAAGAAATCTCAGCCTCTGTTCAAGAGGTAAATAATAATGCTCGAACATTTGAGGATGTAGCAAGATCACTTTAAAAAACACACATCGAATTGCCTTCGATGTGCGTTTTTCTTTATATAAATAAATTTACATTTGAATCTTCTGCTTCTCCAAGATAATAGCCAACTCCACCAATCTTAACTCCATCTATTAATTCATCCTTTTTTATTCCCATTATATCCATGGACATTTGACAAGCTACTATCTCTATACCACTATCTATAGCTGCTTTTATAAGTTCTTCAAGTGATGAAACATTCTTATCCTTCATAACCTTCCTAATCATTTTACTTCCCATACCCATCATATTCATCTTTGATAGTTTAAGTTTTTTACTACCACGAGGAAGCATAAATCCAAACATTTTATCAAGAGTACTTTTTTTTACATTAACCTTCTCAGGTTTTCTTAAAATACTTAGTCCCCAAAAGGTAAAAAACATAGTAACCTTTTTTCCCATACTTGCAGCACCATTTGCTATAATAAATGATGCTATGGCCTTATCTAAATCCCCACTAAATACTACCATAGTTTTATTATCCTTTGAACTTTCATTTTTGCTTGAAGTTATAGACTCACCACTGCCCTTTTTAATAAAAGCAATTATATTTCCTACTTCCCTATTAAGCTCTAAAAGTTCATTATTTGTTCTTTTGCACCAAGCTTTTATATCCTCAAAAAAACCTGGATCAGAAGCTGTTACTTTAAGAATTTTTCCTACATTTAGTTCATCAATAGTAGCCTTTACCTGCATAAGTGGTCCTGGACAACATAAACCACATGCATCTAACTCTCTATCATAATTTTTTTTTACATCAACAGCAGTTTCTTTTAATGCCGTATTGTCTGTATCAGCTCTTCTACTATGAGGTTTAAAACTTAGACTGGATAAGGATTTATATCCACCTGTTACATTCTTAACTTTAAATCCTTTTTGTTTTAATATTCTTTGAGCTATATAGCCTCTTAAGCCAACTTGACAATACACAATTATATCTTTATTTTTATCTATTTCATTTATTCTTTCACGTATATCATCAACTGGAATATTAACAGCGCCCTCCACATGACCATTCTCATATTCAATTTCAGTTCTAACATCTACAACAAGGCTATCTTTTAAGTCTTCTTTTAAAAACTCATCTGGTGATATAACCTCTACTTTTTCTGTAAGTACATTCTCAGCTAAAAATCCTAGCATATTAACAGGATCTTTAGCTGACGAGAACGGTGGAGCATATGAAAGTTCAAGTTCTGCAAGATCGTATATAGTTCCTTTAAGTCTCATAACTGAAGCAATAACGTCAATTCTCTTATCTACTCCATCATATCCAACTGCTTGTGCTCCTAAAATTTTTCCTTCATCATTAAATATTAATTTCATAGATATAGTGTGTGAACCTGGATAATAAGTTGCATGTGAGGCTGGATGCACAAATACAACCTTATACGGTATATTTAATGCCCTAAGCGTTCTTTCATTATTTCCTGTACTTGCTGCTGTAAAATCAAATATTTTAATTACAGCTGTTCCTTGAGATCCTTTGTAGGTAGATTTTATGTTACAAATATTATCTGCTGCTATTCTTCCTTGCTTATTTGCAGGACCAGCTAGTGCTATTGCTGTTTTATTTTCATTTACAAAATCAACTACCTCTATTGCATCACCTACAGCAAAAATCCCCTTTATGTTAGTTTCCATGTTCTTATTAACAATTATATGGCCTTTTTTACCTAGTTCAATATTTGTATCTTTTAAAAATGAAGTTTCAGGCACAACCCCTATGGAGAGAATAACAAGTTCAGCAGCTATATTTTTTCCGCTCTGAAGAGCTACTTGAACTTTTTCTCCCTTGTCATGAAAAGCCTTAACTCCATCATTAAGTACTAATTCAATACCATTATCATAAAGTTCTTTTTCTGCTATAACTGACATATCCGAATCAAAAGGAGCCAATATATGTGGCGCAGCTTCAACTAATGTAACCTTTATTCCTCTTTCTTTTAAGTTTTCAGCCATCTCAACTCCCACATAGCCTCCACCTATTACCACTGCACTTTTTATGTTCCCACTATCAACTACTTTTTTTATATTATCTGTATCAGGTATGTTCCTAAGCGTCATGATTTTACTATTGTTTATTCCTTCTATATTGGGCTTTAAAGCTTTTGCACCTGGCGATAATACAAGATAATCGTAGCTTTCTTCATAGCTTCCCTTTTTTTCACTGTTTACTGTTACCTTTTTATTTTCTATATCAATTGAAACCACTTCACTATTAATTCTTACATCTATATTAAATCTCTTCCCCATACTTAAAGGTGTTTGTACTAAAAGTTTATCTCTTTCCTTTATTGTTTCACCTATATAATAAGGAAGACCACAATTGGCAAAGGATATATATTCTCCTTTTTCAAACATTATTATTTCTGCATCCTCATCAAGTCTTCTAAGTCTTGCAGCTGCAGATGCTCCTCCAGCTACTCCTCCAACTATAACTACTTTTTTCATACTCTCTCCTCCTATACAAAATTTTTTATTTAAAAAGAACTTTAATTAATTCAATGGCTTTTTTATTTGATACCTTATAATATATTTCAGAACCATTTCTTCTTCCTTCTATAATTCCTGACAATCTAAGCTTCTGTAAATGTTGTGACATAGTTGATTGAGGACAACTCATACATTCTGTCATATAGCTAACATTGCACTCACCCTTTTCTAATAGTCCTCTAACTATACAAAGCCTTGCCGGATGTGCAAGTACTTTTAAAAGCTCTGCTGCTTCATTGTAATCATAAATGTTATTATTCATTTTATTTACTCCTATTTACATATCGTTATATTTATATATTAGGATATTCTAATATATATGTCAATATAAATTTCAAAAAATAAAAAATCTGATTCCTCACTAAGAAATCAGATTTTTTTATCTATTTATTTTGAGATCTATAAATATCGTATCCAAACCACTTATTAGATAATTTAGACATTGTTCCATCCTTTTTAAGTTCATTAAATGCCTTTTGATATGCATCTTTAAGTGTTTTATCACTCTTTCTAAATGCTGCTCCAATTGGCTGTTTTCCTATATATTCTTTTACCTTTTTGAATTTACCAGGATTTTTAGAAGTGTAATAATCTCCTACCATTGGATCTGCAACTACCGCTTCTGTTCTATCATTCTGTAAATCTAAAAACGCATCTGTTGTTTGTTGATATTTTTTTGTTTCTTTTAATCCGTTGAAATTTTTAAGCGCTTCTTCCGCTGTAGTACCAGCTTGACAGCCTACTACTTTTCCTTTTAAATCGTTTGGAGCTTTTATTGATGTATTGGAATTTTTTACAAATACAGCATCTCCTCCATAAATATATGGATCTGAAAACAATAAAGTACTCTTTCTCTCATTAGTTACACTTACACAAGA
The Clostridium felsineum DSM 794 DNA segment above includes these coding regions:
- a CDS encoding sigma 54-interacting transcriptional regulator is translated as MNRREQIYNKLYDMPENTKVTALELSEMLHMSRANVSHELNNLCKEGKIFKTSGRPVLFFISNTINTKIKENKLDKFVKNNLSLKQAVEQLKAAILYPPKGMNCLILGNTGVGKSMFASLMHEYAVEMEVKEKTSPFITFNCADYSNNPQLLTSQLFGIKKGAYTGADSDRVGLIEKANGGILFLDEVHRLPPEGQEALFTFLDKGTFRRMGDDEVRHSNVLIISATTENPNSSLLKTFTRRIPMLITIPSLNERTLEERLYLIKSFFKNESKKLNRDISVSLNTMRAFLSYDCPNNIGQLKSDVQLVCARAYSEFLTGSIRDVRITSRLIPIYVKEGLYKEKEHRILWNKLMGDEIEYFKFSSKEVRDLNEDSKRASKSDIYEYIEQKLEALKDKRLSNIDIENILEKDITKYFNKYISGISEELNKKNLITILGEDTLNFVDKIIYQIVTDLRKNINNNVYTALALHINTLMTRINSNKTIINPELKKIKSLYPVEYEIALKAKKQIENYINLPIPDDEAGYIALFIVNNEDKSPSKVIDTVKIIIIAHGKSTATSMAEVANTLLEENFVIGINCPLDMKPSVVLSELKKTVKANLSTSGYILLVDMGSLTTFGEVIKKEFSIPVKVFPLVSTLHVIEAARKSMLGLSIDEIFDSILTINSYQHITQHSSELTEKPTRKKIAIVTACLTGEGGSLAIKSFLNSNLKYDKDLFEIICLNCLDKNHFKKDLLSIIEQKEILFLVSSFSVDLNIKQYNMHDVLSMNVLDEIQELVDNKAVILKLSLILKENIDNFDGKQLYDDIQSFIRRIELKLKIKISDEVFIGVVLHIAFAISRLQKGSHSAEYPDKDKFIKNNLEVYSVIKENFVYLYNKYLVNFSDSELCYITNFFIDEHI
- a CDS encoding methyl-accepting chemotaxis protein; this translates as MENSNETIMNLLKFIASNLPNIFDNNAAAYITDKEKYITAVSIPNLHLNIKEGQPISDNLKQIIASGNPYSNLIDASLYGEAFNAYVLPIKNDSNEVIGCFMIAKNTNIKSSLLDLSSNLSESISNISAAVEESTANIQTLSENNKNILVNVHKAIENTKNTSSVLKFVQSVAKETNLLGINAAIEAARAGEAGKGFSVVAQHIRKLSNSTSDSIKEINSVLKNIDESVNEIAAKIKDSNESFDTQAAALEEISASVQEVNNNARTFEDVARSL
- a CDS encoding PTS sugar transporter subunit IIB; amino-acid sequence: MVRILLFCSAGMSTSMLVTKMKKAAAAKNIEAFIEAYPQAQMADYADKADIALLGPQVKFLLPKAKGIFEPKGVPVEVINSADYGMLNGEKVLSHVLKVLEK
- a CDS encoding ArsR/SmtB family transcription factor, which produces MNNNIYDYNEAAELLKVLAHPARLCIVRGLLEKGECNVSYMTECMSCPQSTMSQHLQKLRLSGIIEGRRNGSEIYYKVSNKKAIELIKVLFK
- a CDS encoding ABC transporter substrate-binding protein, with the translated sequence MNKSVKKIMAVVLTAAIGLGVLGGCSSTGKSEDQSLSNVKKAGVLKVGLSDDYPPMEFRDSNNKEAGFDIDMVNAIGKKMGVKVQIVTNSFDGIFVALKAKKFDMVQSCVSVTNERKSTLLFSDPYIYGGDAVFVKNSNTSIKAPNDLKGKVVGCQAGTTAEEALKNFNGLKETKKYQQTTDAFLDLQNDRTEAVVADPMVGDYYTSKNPGKFKKVKEYIGKQPIGAAFRKSDKTLKDAYQKAFNELKKDGTMSKLSNKWFGYDIYRSQNK
- a CDS encoding PTS lactose/cellobiose transporter subunit IIA; amino-acid sequence: MDIEQIIMNIIIYSGDARSYMYEALGKAREGKYDEIDELIGKANNAIGEAHNIQTSMLQKEAEGEALKVSILFVHAQDQLMTTISEKNLITEMIEMTKSINALSNK
- a CDS encoding CoA-disulfide reductase; the protein is MKKVVIVGGVAGGASAAARLRRLDEDAEIIMFEKGEYISFANCGLPYYIGETIKERDKLLVQTPLSMGKRFNIDVRINSEVVSIDIENKKVTVNSEKKGSYEESYDYLVLSPGAKALKPNIEGINNSKIMTLRNIPDTDNIKKVVDSGNIKSAVVIGGGYVGVEMAENLKERGIKVTLVEAAPHILAPFDSDMSVIAEKELYDNGIELVLNDGVKAFHDKGEKVQVALQSGKNIAAELVILSIGVVPETSFLKDTNIELGKKGHIIVNKNMETNIKGIFAVGDAIEVVDFVNENKTAIALAGPANKQGRIAADNICNIKSTYKGSQGTAVIKIFDFTAASTGNNERTLRALNIPYKVVFVHPASHATYYPGSHTISMKLIFNDEGKILGAQAVGYDGVDKRIDVIASVMRLKGTIYDLAELELSYAPPFSSAKDPVNMLGFLAENVLTEKVEVISPDEFLKEDLKDSLVVDVRTEIEYENGHVEGAVNIPVDDIRERINEIDKNKDIIVYCQVGLRGYIAQRILKQKGFKVKNVTGGYKSLSSLSFKPHSRRADTDNTALKETAVDVKKNYDRELDACGLCCPGPLMQVKATIDELNVGKILKVTASDPGFFEDIKAWCKRTNNELLELNREVGNIIAFIKKGSGESITSSKNESSKDNKTMVVFSGDLDKAIASFIIANGAASMGKKVTMFFTFWGLSILRKPEKVNVKKSTLDKMFGFMLPRGSKKLKLSKMNMMGMGSKMIRKVMKDKNVSSLEELIKAAIDSGIEIVACQMSMDIMGIKKDELIDGVKIGGVGYYLGEAEDSNVNLFI